The sequence below is a genomic window from Ignavibacteriales bacterium.
TATTGATACAAGAGTACTGGTGGAAGTTGGTGTTGCTTACGGTTCCGATATTAAAAAAGTAAGAAGAGTGATACTTGATTCAGCAAACAAACACCCTCTTGTACTGCAGGAGATACCGCCTGAGGTAGTTGTATTGTCGTTAGGTGATTCTTCTGTTAACCTGAGGCTTGCGGTAAGGACAGCAAATTATTTAAATGCTTTTACTCTTCAATGCGAATTAAGAGAGATTATTTATGAAGAGTTTATTCGCGAGAATATTGAAATTCCATTCCCTCAAAGGGTTGTTCACGTCATTGATAAAAACAAAAAAAGTTAAGTAAAAAATTTCAAAAAAAAATCCCGGGTTATTTATGAAAACATTAGTTCTGTTCCTTGGTCTTTCAACCATTTTGTTCGCTCAGATTAATTTTAATGAATACTTTGAAAACAAAACACTGCGGTTGGATTATTTTCATAGTGGAGATAAAAACAGTGATAGTTACACATTTGATGAGTTAATTGAAGAACCTTACTGGGGCGGGTCTCAGAAGAACCTGCTTGATATTTTTAATTATGGAAGCTATAAATTTGTTTTACGTGATGATGCAACACAGAACGAAATTTATTCGCGAACATATTCAACTCTGTTCTACGAATGGCAAACAACAGATGAAGCAGCTAAAACTTCAAAATCTTTTAGTGAAACCGTGACCATGCCTTTCCCTAAGAAAAAATGTACAGCAGAGTTTTATGGCAGGGACAAAAAAAATAATCTCATAAAAAAGTTTGAATATAAAATTGATCCCGCAAACTACTTCATAAAAAAAGAACGAAATAAACAATTTGAATCTTTTGAAGTTCTTGCGTCAGGTGATCCATCACAAAAAGTTGACATTGTAATTCTGCCAGATGGTTATACAGCGGGGGAGATGGAACAATTCAAAAAGGATTGTGAAAAATTCTCCGGGTTCCTTTTTAAAGCAACTCCTTTTAAAGAAAATAAAAACAATTTCAACATCCGTGGAATTTATGCGCCATCAAAGGAATCAGGCACAGACATTCCTGCTGATAATACCTGGAAAAATACTCTGCTCAACTCTACATTTTACACATTCGATCTTGAGCGATACCTTATGACATCTGACAATAAATCACTGCGTGATGTCGCATCCAACGCTCCCTATGATCAGATATATATTCTTGTCAACACAGATAAATACGGCGGCGGAGCTATCTACAATCATTACTCAGTTTGTGTGAGTAAGAATAAATATGAAGAATATGTATTTGCTCATGAGTTCGGTCACGGTTTCGCATTTCTTGCTGATGAGTACTACACATCCGATGTCGCATATAATGATTTTTATCCTCTTGATGTTGAACCGCTGGAACCGAACATTACTACTTTAGTTGATTTTGATTCTAAATGGAAAAGTCTGTTGGAGAAAGATACACCGGTACCAACGCCATCAACAAAAGAATATGAAAATAGTGTTGGTGCTTTTGAAGGGGGCGGATACGTGGCGAAAGGCGTATACCGCCCGAAACAGGATTGCTCAATGAAATCTATTTCGGTTGATAACTTTTGTCCGGTATGTAAAGATGCGATCGAACTGATGATAAGATTTTATTCAGAATAAATTTATAAGAAAGAAATCCGGATTATGGATCAGCGCAAACTTTATAAGATGATCGATTCAATAGCTTCACAAAAATACGGCACTGAGGATGAGATGCTTATTGCCGTACTTAATGAAATAGTTGAGCATCAGAATATTAATGTAAGCGGCGGAAGGATTTGGGCGCTTGTAAAAGATGATTCGGCTTACAAACTGCTTTACCAGACGGGAAGTGTTGAGAAGATTAATACGGATTTTGAATTGAAGATCGATGAGTACCCGATCTTTGAGTACGTTGCTAAAGAACGGACTATACTTGCAAGTGAGACGAACACAGTTCTTCGCAGTAAAGGTATATTCAAGTATTCAGCATCAGGAGTAGGGGATAAGATCAAAATAAACGGTAAATCTTTTTTTGAATTCCTGCTAGCACTTAACATTGCTGAAGTTGATGAAGAGCAGTATTTCACTTTGAATATAATTGCCACGGCACTCACATCGCAAATTAAGCAGAGGCGATACTCAGCGAGTGCTTACCATCTTAAAGCTGATATAGATAAAGCACGCGAATTACAGAAAAGTATTTTACCTGAACACGAATTCCGGTTTTCAAATTTTGAATTGTTCGGAATAACAAATCCTGCCGAAATAGTTGGCGGTGATTTTTTCGATTATATGGAGATTGGAGATGACTCAGACAGGATTGCGGTTATTGTCGGTGATGCTGCCAGTAAAGGAGTAAGTGCTGCTGCTGAAGCAATGTATATTTCCGGCGCCATGAGAATGGCATGTAATTTTGAAATCAAAATTTCGCCGCTGATGAAAAGAATGAACCAGCTTGTTAACAAGATTTTTGCCGACGATAAATTTGCATCTCTTTTTTATGGAGAACTTTCAACTGATAAAGGGGGTTTATTTCTTTATGCCAACGCCGGACATAATCCTCCCATTTTTGTGAAGGCGAACAGCGGGGAAGTAACTCTGCTTAACCCTACAGGACCCGTATTGGGACCAGCCCCGGGTGCAACTTACAATGTTGATAACATTAATTTCAGTCTTGGTGATGTGCTTCTGATTTATTCAGATGGCCTTGCTGAGGCTACCAATAATGATTACGATGAGTTCGGTGAACAGAGACTCATTACCACATTGACAAAATCAAAACATCTTTCATCGAGGGATATTGCTTACACCATTCTCGACGAGGTAATTAAGTACTCAAAGAACGGACTCTATAACGATGATAAAACTTTAGTTGTCATTAAAAGAATTAAATAAGACTTGAGAAATGTTAAGATCAATAAATCCATTTGATAATGCTCTTGTTCGGGAATATCCCGAGTTGTCTCCGACAGAAATTTTGGAGATAACAAAACTCTCTTACGAGGCATTTAACGAATGGTCACAAACTTCATTTGCATACCGTGCGGAAAAAATGAAACACGCTGCGGAAGTTCTTAGAAAACAGAAAGAAGAGTTATCAAGATTGATGACGATTGAAATGGGAAAACCTATAGTTCAATCAAGATCAGAAATCGAAAAATGTGCCTGGGTTTGTGAGTACTATGCAGATAATGCAGAAACTTTTTTATCTGATGAAATTGTGAAAACAGATGCGGCAAAAAGTTTTATTGCATATCGACCATTAGGTCCTGTACTTGCTGTGATGCCCTGGAATTTTCCTTTCTGGCAGGTATTTCGTTTTGCAGCACCCGGTCTGATGGCTGGTAATACAGGTATCCTTAAGCATGCATCAAATGTGACTGGTTGTGCATTGGCTATTGAAAAGATATTTAACCACGCTGGTTTCCCCTCAAATGTTTTCAGAACTATAACTGCATCATCAAAATATATTGCGCCGGTAATAGCAGATCAGAATGTAAAAGCAGTTACTTTGACAGGAAGTGTTCCTGCCGGGAAAGCAGTTTCATCTGCCGCGGGGGCTTCACTCAAAAAAACTGTTCTGGAACTCGGAGGAAGTGATGCCTATCTTATTCTTGAAGACGCAGACCTGAAAACTGCCGCGGATATTTGTGTCATATCACGTTTAATAAACGGAGGTCAAAGTTGTATCGCGGCAAAACGATTTATTATTGTTGAATCAGTTTATAATAAATTTGAAGAGTTATTTGTTGATGTGATGCAGTCAAAAAAAATGGGAGATCCTTTTGACGAACAAAATCATTTAGGTCCACAGGCGAGTATCCCTTTACGAAATGAACTTCATCAGCAGGTGCTGCAGAGTGTTGAAAAGGGTGCATCAATATTAACCGGAGGTTTTGTGCCTGACAGCAAGGGCGCTTTTTATCCACCAACAGTTTTATCGAATGTTAAAAAAAATATGCCGGCTTATGATGATGAATTATTCGGTCCGGTTGCATCATTAATAAAAGTAAAAGATGAGAGTGAAGGAATTATGGTTGCAAACGATACTTCATTCGGGCTTGGTGCCGCAGTGTTTACTGCTGATACCGAAAGAGGTGAAAAAATTGCTCGTGATAAACTTCACGCAGGCTGTTGTTTCGTTAATGACTTTGTTAAATCTGATCCAAGACTGCCATTCGGCGGTATAAAAGAATCGGGTTACGGAAGAGAGCTATCGGTTTTTGGAATAAGGGAGTTTGTAAATATTAAATCTGTTTATGTAAAATAGCGGGATGAAAATATCATCCCGCTGATGTTTAATTCTCTGATGTAAGTTTTGTGAGGAGTTCAATAATAGTTTTTTTATCGAATGGCTTTGAAAGATAATGTGTACAACCTCCTTCAAGAAATTCTTCCTTATCGCCTTCCATTGCGAAAGCCGTTAATGCGATAATCGGTTTATCTGAGTATCCCGGCAGAGCTTTAATTTCACTTGTTGCTTCCAGCCCGCTCATACCGCTGCCCAGATTAATATCCATCAGTATTGCGTCGTACACTTTTTGCTTTGCCATTTGCACAGCCTCTATTCCATTTTGGGCAATATCCACATCAAAATAGTTTTTCAGAAAAAATTTTGTTACATCAATACTTGCCGGATCATTTTCTACAAGCATTACTGATGGCTTCTCGCCGTTACGCTCAAACATTTCTGCGGAACGGGAATTGGCTGGTCGTTGCTCAGATGAGTACTTGCTGTCTACAACCTGACCGTTCTGTGTAGGGATTTTAACTGTAAAAGTTGAACCCTTGCCTACTTCACTTTCCAATGATATTTCTCCGTGCATTAGTTCAAGTAATTTTTTTGTTATTGTAAGTCCAAGACCTGTGCCTTCAAACTGTCGGCTCAATCCTTCGCTTGCCTGCCTGAATTCTTCAAAAATATATTTCTGGCTTTCTTCCGGTATTCCAATTCCGGTATCGATTATTTTTATTTCAACCCAATGTTTATGCTGTTTGTATATTTCATTTAATTCAACATTCACACGACCCTGCTTTGTATACTTAAGGGCATTCCCAACAAGATTATTAAGAATTCTTGTATAGATCTGCTTATCAATCAATACTTCTGCTTTGCTGATAAGCGGATGGAATTCAAGAGTTAATTTTTTATCCTCTGCTATTGACTGGAGTGATGAAACAATTTTTTGTGTTTCATCAACAAGATTGAGTTTCGAAACTTTCATTTCAATTTTATTTGCTTCGATACGGGAAAGGTCAAGAATAAGATTGATCGTATCCATCAATCTTTTCCCTGAGTTCAGGATAGTCTCACACATTTCCTTAAGTTGTGGTTTCTTAACTTCATCGAGTAATATTGAAGTGAATCCAAGTATGCCAACCATAGGAGTCCGGATTTCATGACTCATATTGTTGAGAAAACTTGTCTTCAAACGGTTCATTTCTTCAGCGTGATTTTTTGCCTGAACCAGGTCTTCCTGTGCCTGCATTTTTTCAGTTATATCGCTTGCCATAACAAGCCGTGAATTTTTCTGCTTCAGTAAAGGAAGATCATGGGTGACTATCTCAACATTAATTACCGAACCATCTTTTTTCCTGTGACGGACTATGTTGTCACCTGGAACAATACCGCTTTTATCATTGCGTTCGCTTAGCTGAAGTACATCTTCAATCGGACGCAGTTCATCGATACGCATCGAAAGAAATTCTTCTTTGGAATAACCGTAATGCACCACCGCTTTATTATTGACATCAAGCAGCTTCAGGGATTTTACATCATACACCCACATTGGGTGAGGATTATTTTCAAATAACGTTCTGTACTTTTGTTCATTCTCTTTCAGTGCTGATTCTGCGGCACGGAGAGCAGTTATATCGCGGGCAATAACATGAAATCCGACATACTCACCGTTATCATATTTTAAGGTAGCGTTTTGACCAAACCATTTGATACCCCGATTCTTCGTCTGGAAAGGAAATTCAATATAAGTGGTCTGCTTTACTTCAAGCACCTGGCGCATATAATGGAGTACAAGTTTATTCTTGTATTCAGGCAATACAAGTTCCCTGAAGTTGTGAGTCAGAACTTCATCAAGTGTAACACCGAGATTGTTTAACAGTGTTGCATTTGCGTAAGTAAAATTTCCCTGCTTATCAGTTGTGTAGATAAGGTCTGAAGCATTTTCAATCACCTGCCTGTATCTTTTTTCAGATTCTTTTAATGCCGCTTCTGAAAATTTCTTTTCTGTAATATCTCTGTAAATTCCCTGGTAGGCTTTTTCACCTTTCCACAAGATTTCTGTAACAACTGCATCTATTAAAATTATCTTGCCTGTTTTGGTGATCCCTTTAAACTCATAAGTAGATGGAAAAGAGACTTTGCTTCCATTCCTGTTATCATATTTGCTCTGAATAAATCCAGCACTTTCAGGCGCTACAATCTTCATTACATCGAAACTTCCATTTACTGCTTCTTCAGATGTATAACCGAACATTTTTTCCCAGGCGGGATTCACCATCAGAAGGCTTCTATCTTTTAACACATAAATAGCATCAATTGATGAGTTAGTTAAAGTACGGTAACTTTCTTCCTGCTCAGCCAGTTTTTGCTGCGCAAGTCTCTCATTTGTAACATCAGTTAATATGCAGTGAGTTTGCCTGAACACACCATTAACATCACGGCTTACTTTTCCGTTTATCGATGTTATTATTCTTTCACCGTTCTTTTTGACAACAGTCAGTTCAGTGGAAACTTTTCCGTTAAGTTTAAATTCACCGAAATTTTTATTGAAATCATTTCTTTCTTCAGGTGATAAGAGTTGTGAAAACTCAATTCCGATAACTTCTTTTTTTTCATAACCGAATATTTCAGTGAAAGTATTATTTATCTCTAAAATTTTTCCTTCACCATCAAGTGATTGGTAACTAAGAGGCGCACCTTCATAAAGCTTACGGAAATTTTCTTCACTGAATTTCAAATCGTTTTCTGCCTGAATTCTTTTTTCCTCTCTGATGTAGGATTCAACTGCGAATGAAATATCCATTGATATTTCTTCGAATAGTTTTATCTCATCGCTGTTGAATGCATCCACTTCATCGGAATAAAGAGCAAAAACACCATGTACTTTTTCAAAAATCTTTATAGGGAATACTCCGACAGACGCAAACCCGTGTTCGATGGCAGCCTGTTTATGAACTGCTGATGGTCCTGCATTTTTTATATCATTCAATACTACCGGCTGACCTGTCACTACTGATTCACCAAGTACTGATGTTCCCTTCTTATTAAAAAAAACAGGGAAGGTGACCTTCTCAAGGTAATCGATTTTTTCACCTGCTGAATTAACCGGAATAACGAATGTGCGCTCTTCATTCAATTCACCTATCCAGCATAATTTAAATTTGCCGTATTCAACAAGCAGTCGTGTTATCAGATCGTAAAGGTTGTTCTTTTCTTTCGTTCTGACAATTGCCTGGTTTACCTGGGATAGGATTGAGTAAAGCCTGTTAAGGTTTGTAGACTTCTCCTGCGCCTTTTTTAATTGAGTGACATCGGAGATGAACCCATCTAAATACAACAGCTTTCCGGATGAATTGTATAATCCCCGACCTTTCTCCCATACCCATTTTAATTCACCGGATTTGGTTTTGATCTGGTAGGTGATTTCAAAAAAGGTTCTTGATTCAATGGCTTCAAGTATTTTTTCTTTTACGTGAGTTTTGAATTCGGGGAGAATTATATCGCCGTAAGAAATTTTATTGTTATTATAAAGTTCGGCAGGGCGGTAACCCGTTAAATGATAACATCCTTTACTTACAAAAAGCATTGTCCATTTTTCATCGGTAGTACATTTGTATGCCATACCCTGAAGGTTGCTTAAAAGCACTGATAATTTTTTTCTGCTTTCGCGAACCCTTCGCTCATTCTTTTTCCGGTCGGTTATATCCCTGACAATACTCTGGTAATAGATCTGACCATTAATTACAAAAGGACGCGAACTGATCTCAACAGGAAATTCACTTCCGCTTTTTCGTTTATGCGCCGCCTCGAAAACAATACCTTCCGATGCAGCCATTTGTTTGAAGCGTTCTTCTGCCGCGGCACTTTTACCATCCTTGCGAAGAATATATATTTCCTGTCCAAGTAGTTCTTCCCGCTGG
It includes:
- a CDS encoding peptidase M64, which translates into the protein MKTLVLFLGLSTILFAQINFNEYFENKTLRLDYFHSGDKNSDSYTFDELIEEPYWGGSQKNLLDIFNYGSYKFVLRDDATQNEIYSRTYSTLFYEWQTTDEAAKTSKSFSETVTMPFPKKKCTAEFYGRDKKNNLIKKFEYKIDPANYFIKKERNKQFESFEVLASGDPSQKVDIVILPDGYTAGEMEQFKKDCEKFSGFLFKATPFKENKNNFNIRGIYAPSKESGTDIPADNTWKNTLLNSTFYTFDLERYLMTSDNKSLRDVASNAPYDQIYILVNTDKYGGGAIYNHYSVCVSKNKYEEYVFAHEFGHGFAFLADEYYTSDVAYNDFYPLDVEPLEPNITTLVDFDSKWKSLLEKDTPVPTPSTKEYENSVGAFEGGGYVAKGVYRPKQDCSMKSISVDNFCPVCKDAIELMIRFYSE
- a CDS encoding serine/threonine-protein phosphatase; the protein is MDQRKLYKMIDSIASQKYGTEDEMLIAVLNEIVEHQNINVSGGRIWALVKDDSAYKLLYQTGSVEKINTDFELKIDEYPIFEYVAKERTILASETNTVLRSKGIFKYSASGVGDKIKINGKSFFEFLLALNIAEVDEEQYFTLNIIATALTSQIKQRRYSASAYHLKADIDKARELQKSILPEHEFRFSNFELFGITNPAEIVGGDFFDYMEIGDDSDRIAVIVGDAASKGVSAAAEAMYISGAMRMACNFEIKISPLMKRMNQLVNKIFADDKFASLFYGELSTDKGGLFLYANAGHNPPIFVKANSGEVTLLNPTGPVLGPAPGATYNVDNINFSLGDVLLIYSDGLAEATNNDYDEFGEQRLITTLTKSKHLSSRDIAYTILDEVIKYSKNGLYNDDKTLVVIKRIK
- a CDS encoding NAD-dependent succinate-semialdehyde dehydrogenase, encoding MLRSINPFDNALVREYPELSPTEILEITKLSYEAFNEWSQTSFAYRAEKMKHAAEVLRKQKEELSRLMTIEMGKPIVQSRSEIEKCAWVCEYYADNAETFLSDEIVKTDAAKSFIAYRPLGPVLAVMPWNFPFWQVFRFAAPGLMAGNTGILKHASNVTGCALAIEKIFNHAGFPSNVFRTITASSKYIAPVIADQNVKAVTLTGSVPAGKAVSSAAGASLKKTVLELGGSDAYLILEDADLKTAADICVISRLINGGQSCIAAKRFIIVESVYNKFEELFVDVMQSKKMGDPFDEQNHLGPQASIPLRNELHQQVLQSVEKGASILTGGFVPDSKGAFYPPTVLSNVKKNMPAYDDELFGPVASLIKVKDESEGIMVANDTSFGLGAAVFTADTERGEKIARDKLHAGCCFVNDFVKSDPRLPFGGIKESGYGRELSVFGIREFVNIKSVYVK
- a CDS encoding PAS domain S-box protein; protein product: MASNNFPKRAKLIAFSVTGFIILFLLLWGYSYYSKATNEKLLFRKHEFTAVSEFKINEFNQWIKEVKEDAYSFQQNQLLGKKLGQIISSSPKYISGTYVAPQLEELKNEFGDEITITDSNLGILYTNTTNKSFNTHLQNFISDFSTNRNETLIKELIIPSEQRIFLVLGIPVISSNNDVTGFVFCNLRVTDVITALLHKWPSPLKNVEVFLFQKSKEVNKIIRATGYIETHPAASLNNQTILENVSSNMKYIIASDNQSNEVIALLADVPGTDWQLVTRLRTDELYEMVAERILLIGFFAVVFLTAIVVIAFYLFRNYQVDTLKRLLTAQTEKEILEKNFKFIFDQANDIVLTLNSSGLIVDLNQKAVEVYGYQREELLGQEIYILRKDGKSAAAEERFKQMAASEGIVFEAAHKRKSGSEFPVEISSRPFVINGQIYYQSIVRDITDRKKNERRVRESRKKLSVLLSNLQGMAYKCTTDEKWTMLFVSKGCYHLTGYRPAELYNNNKISYGDIILPEFKTHVKEKILEAIESRTFFEITYQIKTKSGELKWVWEKGRGLYNSSGKLLYLDGFISDVTQLKKAQEKSTNLNRLYSILSQVNQAIVRTKEKNNLYDLITRLLVEYGKFKLCWIGELNEERTFVIPVNSAGEKIDYLEKVTFPVFFNKKGTSVLGESVVTGQPVVLNDIKNAGPSAVHKQAAIEHGFASVGVFPIKIFEKVHGVFALYSDEVDAFNSDEIKLFEEISMDISFAVESYIREEKRIQAENDLKFSEENFRKLYEGAPLSYQSLDGEGKILEINNTFTEIFGYEKKEVIGIEFSQLLSPEERNDFNKNFGEFKLNGKVSTELTVVKKNGERIITSINGKVSRDVNGVFRQTHCILTDVTNERLAQQKLAEQEESYRTLTNSSIDAIYVLKDRSLLMVNPAWEKMFGYTSEEAVNGSFDVMKIVAPESAGFIQSKYDNRNGSKVSFPSTYEFKGITKTGKIILIDAVVTEILWKGEKAYQGIYRDITEKKFSEAALKESEKRYRQVIENASDLIYTTDKQGNFTYANATLLNNLGVTLDEVLTHNFRELVLPEYKNKLVLHYMRQVLEVKQTTYIEFPFQTKNRGIKWFGQNATLKYDNGEYVGFHVIARDITALRAAESALKENEQKYRTLFENNPHPMWVYDVKSLKLLDVNNKAVVHYGYSKEEFLSMRIDELRPIEDVLQLSERNDKSGIVPGDNIVRHRKKDGSVINVEIVTHDLPLLKQKNSRLVMASDITEKMQAQEDLVQAKNHAEEMNRLKTSFLNNMSHEIRTPMVGILGFTSILLDEVKKPQLKEMCETILNSGKRLMDTINLILDLSRIEANKIEMKVSKLNLVDETQKIVSSLQSIAEDKKLTLEFHPLISKAEVLIDKQIYTRILNNLVGNALKYTKQGRVNVELNEIYKQHKHWVEIKIIDTGIGIPEESQKYIFEEFRQASEGLSRQFEGTGLGLTITKKLLELMHGEISLESEVGKGSTFTVKIPTQNGQVVDSKYSSEQRPANSRSAEMFERNGEKPSVMLVENDPASIDVTKFFLKNYFDVDIAQNGIEAVQMAKQKVYDAILMDINLGSGMSGLEATSEIKALPGYSDKPIIALTAFAMEGDKEEFLEGGCTHYLSKPFDKKTIIELLTKLTSEN